The genomic DNA GTGGAGGAAAAGACCGCGAGCGGTATCTTTATTCCCCAGACTGCTCAGGAGAAAACTCAGACCGGTATTGTTGAGGCCGTCGGGGATGACGAAAGCATCACCGTAAAGCCGGGGCAGAAGGTAATGTACGACAAGTATGCCGGCACTACCATCAAGGTTGACGGAAAGGATATGCTCCTCGTCCGTATGTCCGACGTCATGGCAATAATCGAATAAAACGACCAGTTCA from Marispirochaeta aestuarii includes the following:
- a CDS encoding co-chaperone GroES, coding for MKVNPIGDRVLVKLEEVEEKTASGIFIPQTAQEKTQTGIVEAVGDDESITVKPGQKVMYDKYAGTTIKVDGKDMLLVRMSDVMAIIE